The sequence catcttagaatgttattacataattcaaaaatagattaaaaataaagttattacttattgaactataaaacttgtcttcgcTAATATTAAAACCGTATACCTCCGATCTTGgtctttttttttaagacgtGTGCAATATAgtatcttccgtatttaacttacttttcgaaaccgaatgattaattgattacattttgcgcaagttcaggggactaactgaatattttatgcaagttgagggagctatcgggacactttaaaagttcaggggaccaatcaagctttttggacaaattcaagaggcaaatgatgtattaagcctatatatTTATACCTTTAaatttgtcacgttttattaaTTAGCACtctgaatttttaaaataatttatcatatatttatagttggttttaaaaatctatcacacatatatacactacaaaaaaaattgagcatTAGGTACAAAATTTAGGGACAATTAAATATATTGTCTTGAAAtcttatgataaaaatattattagggACTAAATTATTTATTGTCTCCCGTACTTCTAATTTTAAGTATTTGGGACAGTTttataaaatcattatttaatATCAAAGTATATAGGGACAACCCAAATCCAAATTTTCTCAAAATTTCCCAAAATGTTCAACTAGTTACGATCTTCAACAGAAATTCCCTTTCTCCTCTCCTCTCCTCTCCTCTCATCGGATCGCATCGCATCGCATCGCAATGATCAATTCTTTGACTCCCTTCCTTCACCCTCAGACTCACCAGTCACCACCTTCAGTCTACGTCGTTCACCACTGAAGCGCTCTCTAGTCAAGTTCTTGTCTCTCTATCCTAGGTCGTAATGTCGTCTCCGGCAACTGTcagtcataaaaaaaaattcccggcTACGCAATTGTTTTAATCTTGTAAGTCCTTATCTCAATTCCATATTATTTTCTGCAATTTTACAATAGCTTCTAGTTCTATTGTAAATTCTTCAGTTTATACTTGTCTTGCGCTTTTCCTCTTTGATTCATTCTCTATCGCTCTGTTAATTCCGATTATTTAATCTTGGACCAGTCTCTCGTATGCTTAATCTCGAAATATGGTTTTAAGGGTTTGGGATATTCATTCTGTAGCTGTTATGAAATTGATTACATTGATCAAGTCTTAAGTCTGAGATGGATAAGAAGGAAAATTTTAATGGATATTTATATGGAAAATTCATTTCATTAGGAGAGAAGTTTATAAACAACAAGTCTCTATTATAATGTAACAAATGAATAACTAAGTATGGTTGGTGTTGAGTGATTGGGTCACTGTCACTTCTTAAGAGAGGTCATGGAAGGGTTCAATCTCCACTCTCGTATGAAGTTATCACTTAGACTAGCATTTAAACATTTTTTGAGTCTTCACAGTGAGAATGAGGATTAGTCTAGAAGTGGTACGGACTTAAACGTGCTTCTCACTGTTGGAACCATACAGAACACCTAGTGGTTAAAAAAATGGCATCTGAAATTACAATAAACAACAAGTAGTGGAAATTTAATAAGATACTGAattaatagataataactaTTTCTGTTTTCAAAGCTTTGACAAATTTGAACCTTTTCAGTCAGAAAAGGGTTCTATTTGTTTGTGtggaaaaagaaagaacaagtAGAAGTAGGAACTAACCCAATACTAATAAATGGTAAGAAGTGAAATAAAACCAACCCTGGTAACTTACAATTTACTAAGTAATGGATTTTGGAAAAAGGGGAAGTTGACAGAAGCTGAAGAGTGTCTTCTCCAGATTTCTGCAGCAGATATAATTCATCAATCTCGGGATATGAAATTCAGGAAATATCTTGAGCTATATGAAACTATGAAGAATTTGGGCATGAATCCTACTATACATACATGTGCTCCCCTGATCAGTGGATGTAGCAAGGAAGGGATCGAACTTGTAGAGAAACTATTTAATGAAATGTTATGTGTGAATCTGGCTCCTGATCGTGTTGTCTACCATGCAATGATTCATTGCTATGTTGAGAATGGAAATCTTGAAAGGGCATATGCGTTGTACAATGAAATGCTAGAAAACGGGATTCATGGAGATGATAGTTTGATTTTGGGAAATTTCAGGGAGGGAAAGTTGTCAGAAATAGATAATACTATTGAAGCTATGAAAGCCAAGGATTTGATCCCTACAGCTGATACCTATAACATTTTGGTCAAGGGAAATTTTGAAGGGTTATCTTGGAGCATATGCTTGCTGTAGAGAAATGTTTGGAATTAGAGCTCTTGTGAGGAGCTATCAAAATGTGAAAGATATGCTTGATTTGATATTCTCAGCACCAAATATGGTAAATTACTGAATGCCATAATCATAGATGTAGATTTGAACTTCGTTTAATTTTGTCTTTACTTTTCCTTATTAATCTTGGTGTTTGTTTCTTGATAACAATGAATTAGAGATATACCACTTGGATTTCAACTATACTTGTATGACATAACGTATATTGTATATTCGGGAAACTGGTGCAATATTGTTTTCagctattgtttttttttccgcATAAATAATTTTAGTATGATGTATCCCTTATTTACACATCCCAGAATCTTTGAAGCAAGTAGGGGGGCCAGCTGTCCTTGGGGAGTATGCTCAGCATCAGCCAATTGGTCATGGCAGGAGCTTTAGGTAGTGCGCAGACCAGAGAGCAGTCAAATCAAAATAGTTTACATAGTCAGTCTGTATTAGATAGTGGTCCCCTAAAGCTTCATTTTGCCAAAATGTCAAGGAGTCAACTGTATGATATAATATCTGAGGTGAAGGTATGTCTTTGTATGAATTCAATGCTTAATCTGTTTTCATGGATTGATGTTGATTGGTGATACAATGTATTATTTATCTTCTTTGAAAAGGAAATGACCAAGCCTGCCAGATATTGCTTGTAAGATCACAGTTGCCAAAAGCTCTTTTTTAGGTATTTCGTTCTTAGgaattgaaaataataataataatgatgttGAAAATGCAGATGTCCACTGTATTGACCCTTCCACTTCTACACGTATGTTGGCCACTGCTAGAAACAAGCGCAAGAAcaaagaagatgatgatgatgatgaagaggaTGAAAATGTGGAGCTTGAGCTCGCAAAGTTCCCATCTAGTGGTCATAAAATGGCCATGATGAAGTAAGTAATGTAAGTTATTGCATTTGTTCATACATTTATGAGCCTCTTCTAATTGTTCTTACCTTTCTTATTCTATAATGCCTCATTGAGTAATTTTACTGATAAGGTTATGATGAAGTTAATTAGTTCTTCATGTAAGTGGAATTTCCAACAAAGAAGCATACATTTGTATCATTTGTGAGACTCTAAATGTTTTTTGAAAGGAATCATTGTTTACTggaatattttataaataagagagtaagttttgattttttcgATTGTGGACATCAGTTAGAatgtttttttcttattttcttttttgtattttcatTAAGGTTTTTCTTTGCTGTTTGTTTGGAGGTTCTGAAATTAGAGGCCGTGGGTGTGCAGAATACTGTATAACTAGGCTCAATATGCATCACTTGCATGGTATGGCTTGTTGGATTGTGGATATTGCAGATGCAtggttatattatattatatattttctttgGTTTTGCTCCAGCCCTTCTAAATTGCTCTCATCTCTGTTGCTACTAGAATGGGACAAAATAATTTATCACGAAGCTTGTTTCTGACTAGAATGATGCAAAGTTGGAGTCTGATGTTGGTGAGATAATAATTTCCTCacttattctttcttgtttctcTTCAACCACCACTCTGCACTAACTTTTCGAGCCACCACAAACCACCGCCCATAATCATGGAGCATCATTTCTCTTCTCTTGCTTTCAGTCTTTGTGGTGACTGCGCCCTTTGGGCGTCGACGGCCACCTCCTCCATCAACAAAGTGGCTAGACTTCGAGCTTCTCCTCTGTCAATGGTGAAAGGTGGTTCAGTGGCGTATCCCTGGTTGGCAGTCCAATGACGGCAAAGAAAATTACTATAGTGAACAGGTagttttctttatattttttttttcaatttctgaaattaatTGCAAACCCTTTGTCGATTGTTCCGTAATCGAACTAAATTTTACGCTTCAATCGACCTgtatttgttttaatttattttacctAACTTGTGTGTTTGTACTTGATAAATCTCTATATACGTATTCTCTTTGTAGCTTAATGTTTTATAGAAACCACACTTAGCTCTGCTTCTTTTATGAATTAGCTAGATATTTGCACAATAATTGTATTATATTTTGAGTCTTTCAAACTATTAATACTTCCTCTAATGACATGCATCTTTTTTTTCCAACTCCTTGAAATTGCTCCTTTATCATATGATCTATTGGAATCCATGAAAGGGATTTTTAATGATTATGCAGTTTCTATTCCTTTTACCTAATACTAATTATGCATTTGCATGGACAAGCTTCTGAATGGAAATAGAGTATCAATTTTTTTACCTAATAATCTTTGAAATTGTCAAGTTTAATTGAATCCAAGTAAATTACAATGAACTTTCAGGTTTAATACATAAGTCATATGGTAGTTTGAGCAGTGTGGGACTCCTTTAAGTGGATATTCTTAACCTTTTTTTGACATATAACCTGCTTGCATGTCAATTTCAGTCACTTCAGCAACCTCTTAAGCAGTCAAATTCCAGAGGAGCTATCCCAACTATCAATTGTGAGTTCATATAAATGATATAACCATTTTTAATGAGAATTTCGCAATGGTTTGCTAAATATGAACTCCATTTTCTTGCAGCTAAGTGATATAGAGCATACTGTAGTTTGAAtgtatataatttatatgtatAAAGTATGTTCTTTGTTAATGTCATAATTAGTCTTTTCTATCTTACAATGGTTCCGTGTTTAATTTGTTAAATTGTcacaaattataattattataatataaagtTGTATCTGATTCATTGGGAAGCATCATTACATCTTGCTATAGATAGATAGCTTGTTGACATGATATTATGTTTATTTGCTGCTGCATGAATTGGTTATTGTTTATTCCAAGGGTTTTCTTTTACCATAACGAGTCAGTGCCGGGTGTTTTTCAGTTGTGGAGACCACACATAGCTACAGTATTCTTCATCAGATAACATCCTTTTCATAGCTATGAGCTCTACAAAGTTATCTCCTTGTGAAAGTTAACAGTTCTTTAAGGTAAGTATGTGCACGCATGCTGAATTTCAAGCTCTTTAGATTTGACCATATATGCATTGTTAGGTTCTGTGCTTATGTCTTTTTGGTAATAGGTGCTTGTGAGTTTGTGAGGTGGTTTATATAGTGAACTGACGTACGATTTTAGCTATTGTGAAGTTTGTGAAAAAATTTCATGTAGTTCTACACCATTGGATGCCCGTAAGATTagaaaaggaattaatccttctacattgtttttattttattgaaatctttattaattaaataGTCCAAAAATTGGTTGAATGTTTTTCCAAGACTAATTGACTCTTCTACGAGTACAGGAACATGTTTTCCTTGAATCTAATAGAGATTTACAAATAAAGGTAAtggtttaggtttattttccagtgacttgttaggttcaaggATACAACAGTTTGTTTCTTTAGGCTTTGCATTTAGTCGTGAACAAAATTTGCACTAATCATCTAGGTTCCGATTTTTCAAGGCTTGAACGTTCTAGAGAAAATTCCATTACTTGTAGTTTCTAATGGCTATATACACTAATGGTTGTGATTTATTTGtggttataaatattttttgtaCCAGGATTTCACTGCTATACTTGATTTTTTAGTTATGTTAGATTTGAGTGTTTTTTTTGTGTTGTATTTGTGTCACTTACCTCACTAATTGGCATACTAGCTTCTTATAATATGTTATAATATGTTATCTATATTATGTGTTGGtgctctcttcaatccaaatattttttttttcggtTGATCACTGTTAGTTTCTTTATTTGAGGACAAATAATTGTCCCCTAATGAAGGGACAAAAGTCGTCCCCTTTACATGGGGACGACAATTGACCCTTTGTTTAGAGACAAAAAATCGTCCTCTAAGAATAGGGACTACAGTCGTTCCCTTTGCATGGAGACGATAATTGTCCTCTTCTTTGGAGATAGAAAAACCGTCCCCTAAGAATAGGGACAAAATTCGACTCCTTTATATGGGGACAACAATCGTCCCTTAAAATGGGAACGATATTTGTCCTTATGTTTAGGGACGACTAAATTTTTTTGTCCCCTATAGAATCGGGTACGCTCGCATAGGAGACGAAACCAGAGGACGGAAAAAATTGTCCCCTAAAGAAATAGGGgacaattttctttattttcggGGACAATTTTAATCATCCCCAAtatccatttttttttgtagtgatagTTGACTTTAAGAACCTATCACACatctatagttggctttaaaaccCTATCACATAGCAATAGTTGGCTTATTCAAACTTCCTGTgcacaaaatcgttgatttgTCGTTTTTGAAAGATGAAGTGCACAAAATTATTGACATGTCATATTTGATAAATGAAGTGGCATATAAAACGAATTCATGCATTTTTTTTCTATAGCACGCATATGCCACTTCATCTGTCAAAAGATGACAGAACAACAATTTTATGTGCAAGAAGTCTGAATGAATGACGTGAGATTTGAACCCCatccttttatttttcattaattgagtgataccactaagctacttattcttattaattaaggttcaatttgttcaatttttagatagatgatttactaaaatttatagtttgttaaatttgtaatattttttattttatttattgattcttaacggataAGGATatccgcgaattaaatgggaagggtataagatgcaaaaagtatacctgttaggataatgggacgggtacgggtaattaaaaaataaaaagggtaagggtttgggaatgACATTACCCGTGAGTAGGGgtgagcatcggttcggttcggttactaaccgaaccgaacttttggttaaccgaaccgaatttTGTGATATTTTCAtaaccaaaccaaaccgaatAAGATtggtaaccgaattttatttaaccgaaaatttttggttcggttcggttaccgaccgaataaccgaaaactcataatgtttaatttttgcatgtttttatttaattagttttcaaATAATGCTCTTATATAAAAgttacaattgaagaaattaaagactaatgaaccaaaattcatatatataaagataaaagtatattttttaggggttggattttatattttataagttatttatatatgtaaaaataaaattatattttttatatttatataataagttcggttcggttatcggttacaccgatatattttttcagtaaccgaaccgataaccgattaccaaactaagtcaaaattaaaaccgaaccgaaccagaatgttaaaataaccgaaccaaactaaaattttggttcggttatcggttacCGGTTGTTTTGCTCACCCCTACCTGTAAGTACCCTACCCGTCGCCATCCCTATCCATGCATTTTAAAAACATTTTGAATGCATGCGAAAGTTAGGATAAACCTTTACTTACATCGCTTTAGAGTCTAACAGTCGATTAGTCACGAGTTTAAATCTTATGTTGTGGTATGTTTGATTTGACTCCTTAACTTCCCTCATTTTGTCCATGTCTGATTTTGCCTACCTTGGTTTAATTATGCATAACTTTTCTAGTTTAAGCCTCTCATGATCTAATTTTTTCCTATCTGGATCTAATTGGTGCCTGGGATCTGATTTTTTTCCTGCCAAATTTCACTTGCCTTATCTTTTCCTGCTTTGTCTTGTCTTGCCTTTATACCCGATTTTTCTAACATTGGTAAATATACTTCAGTTGGATGTCTTGAGTAGGGATGACAACGAATAGCGTACCCGTAGgtaatgtcaatcccaaactcttattttttaattactcgtaTCCGTCTCATTATCCTAAcaggtatactttttgcatctcatGCCCGTCTCATTTAATTTGCGGATACCCGCatgtacccttacccgttaagaatcaataaataaaacaaaaaatattacaaatttaacaaagtatgaatttaataaatcatctatctaaaaattgaacaaattgaactttaattaataagaataaagtagtttagtagtaccactcaatggttgaaaaacaaaatattagggttcaaatctcacgtcttacatctaaaaaacaatgatatttattaatatataaaaaaattatgacggATAACAGGTACCCTAGGGATATCCCCATatccgtcccattaccctaacgggtaatggttttgatcccatacccgtctcatacccttttatacagggtacgagtagtcccattagggtcgggtagtgccaGATACCCACGAATATAGTACCCGTTGGCATCCCTAGTCTTGATAGAAATAATCTATCTACTTCCTCTTTGCTCACAAGGTTCAATGAAAGATTTTTAAACGAAGGTAGGCTTGAAGATCAAAACCCCCAAATGAAGCTTTATATGAAGATGGAATGCTTTTTTTTAATGGCTACTAGATTTATTAGTagttgattttttaattttcaggtTAAGTAATTCATTTTTCTAAGACAGTTGAGTTGAATGATAATATGCATAGCTCGGTACACTTTAGCTTAAATCTACGAGCTTTTAAACCTATGGagcaatttttttaaataacattAACGTTTAACCTTTGCTCCAATTTTTTTTCAATGTGTGGATTCATATGATTGGTTTGTAACTCTaaaatttgcataaaatgattTTCCAGATCACACATTTTTACGTGTGCATTAAAATGATGAAGGGAATTAGGATTAGTCGTTTTAACTTCTTTAATATAATAATCTTGTTTTTTTATCTGTTAGTTAACCAAGTTTGagattttatcattttctttgatttatacTCTGAATCAGTTTATATATTAACCCATTATTGGCATGTACCATTGATCTTAAGAATTTGTAAGCAAGTTATTTTTTTAGTTCGAAAATATGTCTACAGTAATCCTAGTTTGGTTCAACGGTTCAAAACAATTTGGACCCAAATACATACAAAGGGAGATAAAAGGATGTTTTGAAAAGTTTCTCACAAAATTACAAGCCAGCACCCAAATTTCTCcataagaaatatatatattgatgtgCACTGAAGTAAAAAACAAGGAAGAAAAGTGAAAGAAAATAATTAGATGTAGAATTTTCTTTTACTGCAGTTATTAAAAAGGTTAAGTGTTTTTTTATTTGCTTActagtttattttctttatgacATGTATTATTTTACTTTATCGCGAGATTTACGAGGCTTCGATTTTTTTGTTAGATGTTATCGTTTTAATAGAATAACAGAAAATAAAGTTGTTACATAATTAGTTAggatattttatatattaacccATTATTGGCATGTACCATTGATCTTAAGAATTTGTAAGCAAGTTATTTTTTTAGTTCGAAAATATGTCTACAGTAATCCTAGTTTGGTTCAACGGTTCAAAACAATTTGGACCCAAATACATACAAAGGGAGATAAAAGGATGTTTTGAAAAGTTTCTCACAAAATTACAAGCCAGCACCCAAATTTCTCcataagaaatatatatattgatgtgCACTGAAGTAAAAAACAAGGAAGAAAAGTGAAAGAAAATAATTAGATGTAGAATTTTCTTTTACTGCAGTTATTAAAAAGGTTAAGTGTTTTTTTATTTGCTTActagtttattttctttatgacATGTATTATTTTACTTTATCGCGAGATTTACGAGGCTTCGATTTTTTTGTTAGATGTTATCGTTTTAATAGAATAACAGAAAATAAAGTTGTTACATAATTAGTTAGGATATTTTATATTCATAACGCACTACTTACGACATAATAAACAGAATAcactataaatataaaaagcttAATTAATATCATTGTTTAACTTCAACTCAACTAACTTTTACAATTGATTAAACTGATAACTATTGCACACAAGGATGAGTTGAGGGTTCCATAAATAGATCAACTTTTATGGGAAGTTGTGTTAGAAATCAGGTGGTGGATATTAAAAGGATAAGCATGAGATGGAACAGAAGCATTGTATGCAATATTGGCCAAAATTATATTAGCAGCCTCAGTCGGACGATACCCATCCCAGTAAAAGTAATCCTTTCTATTATTGCAACTCTTTCCCATACTATAACACATCCCATCCAAGTCTGTTTCACAACATGCTTTTCCAATGTTCTTGAAACCTGCATATGGATATGTATAAATAAATACTTCACTAATGGAAATGATCAGCAAAcatatttcaatttattgatTCCATGTATCATTCTAGGAGTATTGTAGAATTTCTCAGAAAAGTAAGAATATATACCTTGATAAGCTTGAGAAGTTTCGATATAGGTGAATTGTGCATTTTTTGTGTAATTGTTAAGATTAAAAACCATGGTTCGGAGCTTGCTATTATATAGTTGAATATCTTTGTTAATTACAGATATACACTTATGCTCATCTTGATTACTTCCATTGCCATACATTCTAATAGCAGCAGGACTGCAACCTAAAGAAGGAAGTCCAAACACCACAACTTTCTTTGCTCCAAAATTGTGCAAATTatgtaaattatataaataattaagaaaAGATAACCTATAATGGGtaactaaataataatcaatGAATTTATTACTTACAAGTAAGTGAGTGAAAAAGAAATGATCAACAAGGTACTGTGCAAATCGATCAGGTGATTGTCTTGGAGTTGGGTCTGAGCCATCATTA comes from Euphorbia lathyris chromosome 8, ddEupLath1.1, whole genome shotgun sequence and encodes:
- the LOC136201902 gene encoding GDSL esterase/lipase At1g29670-like, with product MSQQLRQCWFAYIVLVLNMQDLIVYGKTKRQPQNQHEQFPCYFIFGDSFSANGNDNGLDTFKSNYLPYGIDFLDGPTGRFSNGKIMVDIIAEKIGMKDYIRPYRTVGTNRQMLKGVNYASSGAILQLEIAGSKVNSISLGQQLKYHKKIVRRISNILGSKNMTKQYLHRCLLSVEIGCNDVFNNYIPNNDGSDPTPRQSPDRFAQYLVDHFFFNNLHNLHNFGAKKVVVFGLPSLGCSPAAIRMYGNGSNQDEHKCISVINKDIQLYNSKLRTMVFNLNNYTKNAQFTYIETSQAYQGFKNIGKACCETDLDGMCYSMGKSCNNRKDYFYWDGYRPTEAANIILANIAYNASVPSHAYPFNIHHLISNTTSHKS